The proteins below are encoded in one region of Paenibacillus albus:
- the leuD gene encoding 3-isopropylmalate dehydratase small subunit, whose protein sequence is MEAFKQLTGLVAPVDRVNVDTDAIIPKQFLKRIERSGFGQFLFFEWRWDEKGNVIDSFSLNQPRYQGSEVLISRANFGCGSSREHAPWAILDYGFKVVIAPSFADIFYNNCFKNGILPIRLSEEQVEDLFQRTNSTEGYKLNVNLENNTITDDAGLSISFDLDEHRRQFLLLGLDDIGLTLQHEDKIAAYEASRVAF, encoded by the coding sequence ATGGAAGCTTTCAAACAACTAACGGGTCTTGTTGCCCCGGTAGACCGTGTAAACGTAGATACAGACGCGATCATCCCGAAACAATTTCTGAAGCGCATCGAGCGCAGCGGATTCGGCCAATTCTTGTTCTTCGAATGGCGCTGGGACGAGAAAGGCAATGTCATTGACAGTTTCAGCCTGAATCAACCACGCTATCAAGGTTCCGAAGTGCTGATCTCCCGCGCAAACTTCGGCTGTGGTTCATCCCGTGAGCACGCTCCATGGGCGATTCTTGACTACGGCTTCAAAGTTGTCATCGCGCCTTCGTTCGCTGATATTTTCTACAACAACTGCTTCAAGAACGGTATCTTGCCGATTCGTTTGAGCGAAGAGCAAGTTGAAGATTTGTTCCAACGCACGAATTCAACAGAAGGCTACAAGCTGAACGTTAACTTGGAGAACAATACAATTACGGATGATGCGGGTCTAAGCATCTCGTTCGACCTCGATGAGCACCGCCGTCAATTCTTGCTGCTTGGTCTTGACGATATCGGTCTTACGCTTCAGCACGAAGACAAGATCGCTGCTTACGAAGCTAGCCGCGTAGCATTCTAA
- the leuC gene encoding 3-isopropylmalate dehydratase large subunit: MTKRTMFEKIWDNHVIHSEAGKPSVIYIDLHLVHEVTSPQAFEGLRMTGRKVRRPELTFATMDHNVPTKDRYNITDPISKQQIDTLTQNCKDFGVTLYDLDSIDQGVVHVMGPELGLTHPGKTIVCGDSHTSTHGAFGALAFGIGTSEVEHVMATQCLQQSRAKTMEIRFIGNRKPGVTAKDLILGVIAKYGTDFGTGYVMEYTGEAIRSLSMEERMTVCNMSIEAGARAGLIAPDETTFEYLRGREYAPQGEAFDRAVAAWNELQTDEGAAFDTVLEFDVDSLIPQVTWGTSPGMGTDITASVPVPAELPTENERKAAEKALEYMGLTPGTPMNEIDIDYVFIGSCTNGRIEDLRAAAEVARGYQVSDRVTAIVVPGSGRVKIQAEKEGLDKVFTEAGFEWRDAGCSMCLAMNPDVLEPGQRCASTSNRNFEGRQGRGGRTHLVSPAMAAAAAIMGKFTDVRDWKIKSEVLN, from the coding sequence ATGACAAAAAGAACGATGTTTGAGAAAATTTGGGATAATCACGTCATTCATTCAGAGGCTGGCAAGCCAAGCGTCATTTATATCGACCTGCACCTTGTGCACGAAGTAACTTCTCCGCAAGCGTTTGAAGGTCTTCGCATGACAGGCCGTAAAGTTCGCCGTCCGGAGCTGACTTTCGCAACGATGGATCACAACGTTCCTACGAAGGATCGTTACAACATTACGGATCCAATCTCCAAGCAACAAATTGATACGCTTACGCAGAACTGCAAAGACTTCGGCGTAACTTTGTACGATCTGGACAGCATCGACCAAGGCGTTGTTCACGTTATGGGTCCTGAGCTCGGCCTTACACACCCAGGTAAAACAATCGTTTGCGGCGACAGCCACACTTCGACACACGGCGCATTCGGTGCACTTGCATTCGGTATCGGTACTTCCGAGGTTGAACACGTAATGGCTACTCAATGCTTGCAGCAATCCAGAGCGAAGACGATGGAAATTCGTTTCATCGGCAACCGTAAACCAGGCGTAACAGCGAAGGATTTGATTCTTGGTGTTATTGCTAAATACGGAACAGACTTCGGTACTGGTTATGTTATGGAGTACACAGGCGAAGCAATCCGCTCGCTGTCGATGGAAGAGCGTATGACTGTATGTAACATGTCCATCGAAGCCGGCGCTCGCGCTGGTCTGATCGCTCCTGATGAAACAACGTTCGAATACCTGCGCGGCCGCGAATATGCACCGCAAGGCGAAGCATTCGATCGCGCAGTAGCAGCTTGGAATGAGCTTCAAACAGACGAAGGCGCTGCATTCGACACAGTTCTTGAATTCGATGTAGATTCTTTGATCCCACAAGTAACTTGGGGCACTAGCCCAGGCATGGGTACTGACATCACTGCATCCGTACCTGTACCGGCTGAGCTTCCAACAGAGAATGAACGCAAAGCTGCTGAGAAAGCACTTGAATATATGGGCCTTACACCAGGCACACCGATGAACGAAATCGACATCGACTATGTCTTTATCGGTTCTTGCACAAACGGTCGTATCGAAGATCTTCGCGCTGCTGCTGAAGTTGCGCGCGGCTACCAAGTAAGCGACCGCGTAACGGCAATCGTCGTTCCAGGCTCGGGCCGCGTTAAGATTCAAGCGGAGAAAGAAGGACTTGATAAGGTCTTCACAGAAGCTGGTTTCGAATGGCGTGACGCTGGCTGCTCCATGTGCCTTGCGATGAACCCTGACGTACTTGAGCCAGGCCAACGCTGCGCATCGACATCCAACCGTAATTTCGAAGGCCGTCAAGGCCGTGGCGGACGTACACATCTCGTATCTCCGGCAATGGCAGCAGCTGCTGCAATCATGGGTAAATTCACAGACGTTCGCGATTGGAAGATCAAATCCGAAGTTCTGAACTAG
- a CDS encoding LysR family transcriptional regulator, whose translation MEFRQLQYVIQIAKEKNFSRAAEKLHIAQPSLSQQLSKLEKEIGVLLFRRTTNSVELTHAGSVFVAKAQSILDNIEQLKQELDDLAHMRKGKLVVGSLSITGSHVLPIVLPIFGEQYPEIEIVLVEDTPSKLEQLTASGQTDLSLLALPLFEPSLEWVPIIEEEIVLAVPPEHPLARQFEPIRIESLRNEPFIVLKKGQGFRQNVMEICEKAGFEPRIVFESTNIETVQSLVAAGMGITFIPKMITRSSVNALTPVYLPLAAPSPIRTLVIASRKGRYLSRAAEAFIDTMKQTTEQHFGG comes from the coding sequence ATGGAATTCCGCCAGCTCCAATATGTCATACAAATTGCCAAAGAAAAGAACTTTTCCCGTGCCGCCGAGAAGCTCCACATCGCGCAGCCGTCACTCAGCCAGCAACTATCGAAGCTTGAGAAGGAAATTGGCGTCCTCCTGTTTCGCCGAACGACGAACTCCGTGGAACTTACGCACGCAGGCTCTGTTTTTGTTGCGAAAGCGCAAAGCATTCTCGATAATATCGAGCAGCTGAAGCAAGAGCTTGACGACCTCGCCCATATGCGCAAAGGCAAGCTTGTCGTCGGCAGTCTCTCAATTACAGGCTCTCATGTCCTTCCAATCGTACTGCCGATCTTCGGCGAACAATATCCCGAGATCGAGATTGTCCTCGTCGAGGATACTCCGTCCAAGCTTGAGCAGCTTACTGCAAGCGGACAAACCGACCTCAGTCTGCTCGCACTTCCTCTTTTCGAGCCATCACTTGAATGGGTGCCTATTATTGAAGAAGAAATTGTACTTGCCGTGCCGCCGGAGCATCCATTGGCGAGGCAATTCGAGCCGATTCGTATCGAGAGCTTACGTAATGAGCCGTTCATTGTTCTGAAGAAAGGACAAGGCTTCAGGCAAAATGTAATGGAGATATGCGAGAAGGCCGGCTTCGAGCCGCGAATTGTGTTCGAGAGCACGAACATTGAGACCGTTCAGTCGCTTGTAGCCGCAGGAATGGGCATCACCTTCATACCGAAGATGATTACAAGGTCGAGCGTTAATGCGCTCACCCCTGTGTATCTGCCTCTGGCTGCCCCTTCCCCTATTCGGACACTCGTCATCGCAAGCCGCAAAGGCCGCTATCTATCGAGAGCGGCCGAAGCGTTTATTGATACGATGAAGCAGACGACGGAGCAGCATTTTGGCGGATAG
- a CDS encoding carbon-nitrogen family hydrolase has protein sequence MTDKKLRIALVQMHVDAGNPDANYERLKVKLDEAVEGAEKPDLIMLPEMWNTGYALEQIDQLADPNGERTKAMLSAFAREHHVQLIGGSIAEKRDNGVFNTIYAFNEHGEVIADYSKIHLFRLMDEEKHLLAGEKLGQLQVAGADAGMMICYDIRFPELARKLALNGAKAMFVPAQWPNPRLHHWRTLLLARAIENQMFVIACNRCGTSGTSTFFGHSLIIDPWGEIIAEAGEEETILRAEIDLSLVDAVRAKIPVFEDRRPSLY, from the coding sequence ATGACAGACAAGAAGCTGCGCATCGCGCTCGTGCAGATGCATGTTGATGCAGGAAATCCAGATGCCAATTATGAACGGCTGAAGGTAAAATTGGATGAAGCGGTTGAGGGAGCAGAGAAACCGGACCTGATCATGCTGCCGGAGATGTGGAATACCGGTTATGCGCTCGAGCAAATCGATCAGCTTGCCGATCCGAACGGAGAACGTACGAAAGCGATGCTTTCTGCTTTCGCTCGCGAGCATCATGTTCAATTAATTGGCGGCTCGATCGCGGAGAAACGGGATAACGGCGTATTTAATACCATCTACGCTTTTAATGAGCATGGGGAAGTAATCGCGGATTATTCGAAGATCCACCTGTTCCGCCTTATGGACGAGGAGAAGCATCTGCTCGCAGGCGAGAAGCTTGGCCAGCTTCAAGTGGCTGGAGCGGACGCTGGCATGATGATCTGCTACGATATCCGTTTCCCGGAGCTTGCACGCAAACTTGCGCTTAACGGAGCAAAAGCGATGTTCGTGCCTGCGCAATGGCCGAATCCGAGATTGCATCACTGGCGTACGCTGCTGCTAGCAAGAGCGATTGAGAATCAAATGTTCGTCATCGCCTGCAACCGCTGCGGTACGAGCGGCACGAGCACATTCTTCGGCCACTCGCTTATTATTGATCCGTGGGGTGAAATTATTGCGGAAGCGGGAGAGGAAGAAACCATTCTGCGCGCGGAAATCGACCTCTCCTTAGTTGATGCTGTTCGGGCGAAGATCCCCGTATTTGAAGATCGCCGTCCATCGCTGTATTAA